The Microbacterium sp. SORGH_AS_0862 region TGCTCCCGGAGTACGCGACCTTCACCGTCGACGGGCTGACGGTCGCCGTCATCGGCGCCGTCACGGAGGAGACGCCGAGCCTGGTCTCGCCCGACGGCATCAAGGGAGTCACGTTCGGTGACCCTGTCGCAGCCGTCAACCGGGTGGCCGCGCAGCTGACCGACGGCGACCCGGCCAACGGAGAGGCGGACGTCATCGTCGCGGAGTATCACGAGGGTGCGTCGGCGGGCACGCCCGACAAGTCGACCCTCGAACAGGAGGTCGCGCACGGGGGAGCATTCGCCTCGATCGTCGAGGACACCTCCGCGGCGGTCGATGCCATCTTCACCGGCCACACCCACAAGCTCTACGCGTGGGAAGCTCCGATCCCGGGCACGGATCGCACACGTCCCATCGTTCAGACCGGAAACTACGGTGAGAACATCGGCCAGGTCGTGCTGCAGCTCGACCCGGTGACCGGAGCGGTGGAGTCCTACACGGTCAAGAACGCCGCGCGCACCACCGCCGCGGATGCCGACCTGGTCGCCGCATATCCCCGTGTCGCCGAGGTGAAGCGGATCGTGGACGCCACGCTGGCGGATGCCGCTGCCGTCGGCAACCAGCCGGTGGGGTCGGTGGCCGCCGACATCACGACCGCCTTCAGCGGTGGTTCCTACGTCGACGGCGTGTACCGAGGAGGAGCGCGCGACGACCGCGCCGCGCAGTCGACGCTGGGCAACCTCGTCGCCGACTCCATCCGCGACGCACTGACCGACCCGGCGCGCGGTGGAGCCGAGATCGGTGTGGTCAACCCGGGCGGGTTGCGAGCCGAGTTGAACTACGCGCCCGACGGCGTCATCACGTACGCCGAGGCGAACGCCGTCCTGCCCTTCGTCAACAACCTGTGGACGACGGCCCTCACGGGCGCCCAGTTCACGAAGGTGCTCGAGGAGCAGTGGCAGCTCGACGACAAGGGCCAGGTCCCCTCGCGGCCGTACCTGCAGCTCGGACTGTCCGAGAACGTGTTCTACACCTACGACGCCGCGGCGGCGCAGGGCTCGCACATCACAGGCGTGTGGATCGACGGACAGCCGATCGACCCGAATCGCGAGTACCGCGTGGGCTCGTTCAACTTCCTGCTGACCGGTGGTGACAACTTCCGCACCTTCAAGGAGGGGACCCAGACGCGCGACTCGGGTCTCGTCGACCGCGACGCCTGGATCGACTACCTGGCGGCGCATCCCGCACTGGCACCGGACTTCTCATCCCGCAGCGCACAGGTGTCCGGTCTTCCGGCATCCGTCGTCGCGGGCGAGGCCGTCACCTTCCAGGTGTCGCGGTTCGACCTGACCTCGCTCGGGAGCCCCGCCAACACGGTGCTGGAGCCGTCGATCGGTCAGGCCGCCTACGCGCCGATCGCCGTCACGAACGGTGTGGCGAACGTGTCGTTGACGACGCCCAGCGACGTCGCCGGGCCGGCGGTCGTCTCTCTCAAGGCGCCGGATTCGGGGACCGTCATCCGCGTGCCGATCGATGTGCGCCCGGCTGTTCCGGGAACGGGTGGCGGCGTGGTCGAGACGCCGGCGCCCGAGTCGGCGCTCACGCCCGCCACCCAGAATGCGGTCCAGATCCAGGGCGGGACGACCCTCCAGCCCGGGCAGACGATCACGATCCACGTCGGCGAGGAGTACGCCGGCGACTGGGTGAGCGTCTGGTTGCGCTCCGACCCGCTGCTGCTGGGCTGGTACCGCGTGGACGAGCTCGGCAACATCACGGTGACCCTGCCCGCGGGCGTCTCGGGGGCGCATCGACTCATCGTGCAGGATGCGGAGGGCAACGTGATCGGGTGGCAACAGGTCCAGATCGGCGCGCTGCCCAGCACGGGCCAGGACGGCGGATTGATTCTCGGGCTGTCGCTCGTCGCCCTGCTCCTGGTCGGTGCGGGAGTCTCGGCGCGGACCATCCGTCGCAGGCGATCCTGAGAGAACGTCGGCACTGAGGCAGCCCCCGCCCGGATGATCCGGGCGGGGGCTGCGCTGTCCGGGGGGGGGGGATTTGGGGCGGCGGGCGATGTGGCGTAGTCTTGGTGACAAGCCAAAGACCGCCGGTCATCGCTGTGCGTGCAAACGTGACGCGATCGAAGCTCTGCCACGCAGGGGCCCGCGCAGGTGACACTGAACTTCCTCCTTCGGGAATCGAGCTCCGTGCGCTTGCGCCGGAGCTTTTGTCATGTG contains the following coding sequences:
- a CDS encoding 5'-nucleotidase C-terminal domain-containing protein; translation: MWTAGITSDVPAGETVLPGDTATLTLKVENTGRVDLAGATVVADATQLLTQASFPILPKDVARQDSTLTWSIPTTAPGATASVDIEVKVAAEAPGGAITIPITAPQLGSTLTSAQAVFQVAGPVALNLLNINDFHGRIDQNTVKFAGTIEQLRAEYGEANTLFLSDGDNIGASLFASSYFKDEPTLEVLNALELKASAVGNHEFDKGIADLTGRVADSADFTYLGANVYDAKTGEVLLPEYATFTVDGLTVAVIGAVTEETPSLVSPDGIKGVTFGDPVAAVNRVAAQLTDGDPANGEADVIVAEYHEGASAGTPDKSTLEQEVAHGGAFASIVEDTSAAVDAIFTGHTHKLYAWEAPIPGTDRTRPIVQTGNYGENIGQVVLQLDPVTGAVESYTVKNAARTTAADADLVAAYPRVAEVKRIVDATLADAAAVGNQPVGSVAADITTAFSGGSYVDGVYRGGARDDRAAQSTLGNLVADSIRDALTDPARGGAEIGVVNPGGLRAELNYAPDGVITYAEANAVLPFVNNLWTTALTGAQFTKVLEEQWQLDDKGQVPSRPYLQLGLSENVFYTYDAAAAQGSHITGVWIDGQPIDPNREYRVGSFNFLLTGGDNFRTFKEGTQTRDSGLVDRDAWIDYLAAHPALAPDFSSRSAQVSGLPASVVAGEAVTFQVSRFDLTSLGSPANTVLEPSIGQAAYAPIAVTNGVANVSLTTPSDVAGPAVVSLKAPDSGTVIRVPIDVRPAVPGTGGGVVETPAPESALTPATQNAVQIQGGTTLQPGQTITIHVGEEYAGDWVSVWLRSDPLLLGWYRVDELGNITVTLPAGVSGAHRLIVQDAEGNVIGWQQVQIGALPSTGQDGGLILGLSLVALLLVGAGVSARTIRRRRS